A DNA window from Raphanus sativus cultivar WK10039 unplaced genomic scaffold, ASM80110v3 Scaffold2692, whole genome shotgun sequence contains the following coding sequences:
- the LOC130505912 gene encoding protein WEAK CHLOROPLAST MOVEMENT UNDER BLUE LIGHT-like 1, which produces MEDLKLAKAVSPPPEEPSVTSNNRKQSELEQPQAMQQSQDNEDSTENGKVYMNDTFSPTSLSSSQAEEAQDSSSSSSNTTTPVFVSEIGLPHVKTKYRSEGTTTRNGVSTRSLSSQRSLGSPRTLGSSSPLSNETPKSLDSYSDSIDTTSPIESVKEAVSKFGGITDWKAHRMQVVERRKYVEQELKEIEEQIPEYKKQLETVEMSKLQTVEELESTKRLIEELKLSLEKAETEEKQAKQDSELAKLRVEEMEQGVAGEASVASKAQLEVAQARHTTAISELESVKEEIQTMQKEHDDLVKEKDMAVKEAEEAVLASKEVEKRVEELTIELIATKESLECAHSSHLEAEEHKIEAAVLRDQETQTAVASAKKELEGVYMNIEKAASEVKRLKLASSSLRVELEKEKSALDSVKQREGMASSSVASLEAEIDMTRFEIALVESKEKEVREEMVELPKQLQQAAKEADEAKSLAELAREELRKSREEAERAKAGASAMEGRLLAAQKEIESVKASERLALAAIKALQESESDSKENDVDSPRSVTLTLEEYYELSKRGHEVEERVAAAVCEIEEAKEREKISLEKLEEVNREMVLRKERLGEVTEKAEKAKEGKLGVEQELRKWREEHKVKRENEVKIEKSHERSLQVSKEKENESNRTDTNPIPPEIPVKKKKKFFPRFFMFLMRKKKKSPK; this is translated from the exons ATGGAGGATTTGAAATTAGCAAAAGCAGTATCTCCTCCTCCAGAAGAACCTAGTGTGACATCAAACAATAGGAAGCAGTCTGAGTTGGAGCAACCCCAAGCAATGCAACAATCTCAAGACAATGAAGATTCAACTGAAAATGGGAAAGTTTACATGAATGACACTTTTTCCCCCACCAGTTTATCAAGCAGCCAAGCAGAAGAAGCAcaagattcttcttcttcttcttctaacaCTACTACACCTGTGTTTGTTTCTGAGATTGGTCTGCCTCACGTGAAGACCAAGTATAGGTCAGAGGGCACCACAACAAGAAATGGAGTGTCTACAAGATCTCTTTCTTCCCAAAGAAGCCTTGGATCTCCAAGAACACTCGGATCATCATCACCATTGAGCAATGAGACGCCCAAAAGTCTTGATTCTTACAGTGATTCCATTGACACAACATCACCCATTGAATCCGTTAAAGAAGCTGTCTCAAAATTTGGAGGAATCACTGACTGGAAAGCACATAGAATGCAAGTAGTTGAG CGACGCAAGTATGTGGAACAAGAGCTCAAAGAGATTGAAGAGCAGATTCCTGAGTACAAGAAACAATTAGAGACCGTTGAGATGTCAAAACTGCAAACGGTTGAGGAGTTAGAGAGCACAAAGAGACTCATAGAAGAGCTGAAGCTAAGTCTTGAAAAGGCGGAAACAGAAGAGAAACAAGCAAAGCAGGACTCCGAGCTTGCAAAGCTGAGAGTTGAGGAGATGGAACAAGGAGTAGCTGGTGAAGCTAGCGTTGCATCTAAAGCACAGCTTGAAGTGGCTCAAGCCAGACACACAACTGCCATTTCAGAACTGGAATCTGTCAAGGAAGAGATACAAACTATGCAGAAGGAGCATGATGATTTGGTGAAAGAGAAAGATATGGCTGTGAAGGAAGCAGAGGAAGCGGTTTTGGCTTCTAAAGAAGTTGAGAAGAGAGTTGAAGAGCTGACTATAGAGCTGATAGCTACAAAGGAGTCGTTGGAATGCGCACATTCTTCTCATTTGGAAGCGGAGGAACATAAGATCGAAGCAGCCGTGTTGCGTGATCAGGAAACTCAAACAGCTGTTGCTTCTGCAAAGAAGGAGCTAGAAGGAGTCTACATGAATATAGAGAAGGCAGCATCTGAAGTGAAACGCTTGAAGTTAGCATCATCATCCTTGAGAGTGGAACTCGAGAAAGAGAAGTCAGCGCTTGACTCAGTTAAACAAAGAGAAGGGATGGCTTCATCATCGGTAGCATCACTAGAAGCTGAGATAGACATGACTAGATTCGAGATAGCTCTCGTTGAGTCCAAGGAAAAGGAAGTTAGAGAGGAGATGGTGGAGCTACCAAAGCAGCTGCAGCAAGCAGCTAAAGAGGCTGATGAAGCGAAATCATTAGCTGAACTCGCTCGTGAAGAGCTGAGGAAGTCTCGAGAAGAAGCAGAGCGAGCAAAGGCTGGAGCAAGTGCAATGGAAGGGAGATTACTCGCAGCTCAGAAAGAAATTGAGTCTGTTAAGGCTTCAGAGAGATTGGCATTAGCTGCTATCAAGGCATTGCAGGAGAGTGAGTCTGATTCGAAGGAAAATGATGTTGATTCTCCGAGAAGCGTGACGCTCACGTTAGAGGAGTACTATGAGCTTAGCAAGCGTGGTCATGAGGTAGAAGAAAGGGTTGCAGCAGCGGTTTGTGAGATTGAGGAAGctaaagaaagagagaagataaGCTTGGAGAAATTGGAAGAAGTTAACAGAGAGATGGTTCTGAGAAAGGAAAGACTTGGAGAAGTAACTGAGAAGGCTGAGAAGGCTAAAGAAGGGAAGTTAGGTGTAGAACAAGAGCTGAGAAAATGGAGGGAAGAACataaagtaaagagagagaatgAAGTTAAGATAGAGAAGAGTCATGAAAGAAGCTTACAAGTGTCAAAGGAGAAAGAAAATGAGTCTAATAGAACTGATACAAATCCAATCCCACCTGAGATTCctgtaaagaaaaagaagaaattctTCCCAAGATTTTTTATGTTcttgatgaggaagaagaagaagtcaccTAAATGA
- the LOC130505910 gene encoding signal peptide peptidase-like 1 produces MDMDMDTLLHLLEPAPATLILTAVTVTFASAFRALNYGKEMERNRDFSQASITLDTSQALMIPVMSSCSLLLMFYLFSSVSQLLTAFTAVASVSSLFFWLSPYALYLKSQLGLSDPFLSRCCSKSFTRMQGLLLVGCVVTVVAWLVSGHWVLNNLLGISICIAFVSHVRLPNIKTCAMLLVCLFVYDIFWVFFSERFFGANVMVSVATQKASNPVHTVANSLNLPGLQLITKKLELPVKIVFPRNLLGGVVPGVSASEFMMLGLGDMAIPAMLLALVLCFDYRKSRDVVNLFDLKSSKGHKYIWYALPGYAIGLVSALAAGVLTHSPQPALLYLVPSTLGPVIFMSWRRKDLAELWDGPALSNPTEKSHEVEI; encoded by the exons ATGGACATGGACATGGACACTCTTTTGCATCTGTTAGAGCCTGCTCCAGCCACTCTGATTCTGACAGCTGTCACCGTGACGTTTGCGTCTGCTTTCCGTGCGCTCAACTACGGCAAAGAGATGGAAAGGAACCGTGACTTCTCCCAAGCTTCCATCACGCTAGACACCTCTCAGGCGTTAATGATCCCAGTCATGAGCTCCTGCAGTCTGCTTCTCATGTTCTATCTCTTCTCCTCCGTTTCTCAGCTCCTCACCGCCTTCACAGCCGTTGCCTCCGtctcctctctcttcttttgGCTATCGCCTTATGCGCTGTACCTCAAGTCTCAGCTCGGTCTCTCTGATCCTTTCCTCTCGCGCTGCTGCTCCAAGTCTTTCACGAGGATGCAAGGGTTGCTGCTGGTGGGTTGTGTCGTGACTGTCGTGGCGTGGCTTGTCTCTGGTCATTGGGTGTTGAACAATCTGCTTGGGATCTCTATCTGTATTGCCTTCGTCAGCCATGTTCGTCTTCCTAACATCAAAACGTGTGCTATGCTCCTCGTGTGTCTCTTTGTTTATGACATCTTCTGGGTTTTCTTCTCTGAGAGGTTCTTTGGTGCTAACGTTATGGTCTCCGTGGCTACTCAAAAAGCGTCTAACCCGGTTCATACGGTAGCCAACAGTTTGAATCTCCCTGGACTGCAGCTGATCACAAAGAAACTGGAACTGCCGGTTAAGATAGTGTTTCCGAGGAACTTATTGGGCGGTGTGGTGCCTGGTGTGAGTGCCTCGGAGTTCATGATGCTTGGTCTTGGTGACATG GCTATTCCTGCGATGCTTTTGGCTTTGGTTCTCTGCTTTGACTATCGGAAAAGTAGAGATGTGGTGAATCTTTTTGATCTAAAATCATCCAAGGGACACAAATACATATGGTATGCACTTCCTGGATACGCCATTGGCTTGGTCTCGGCTCTAGCTGCAGGTGTCTTGACCCACTCACCTCAGCCTGCTCTACTTTATCTG GTACCATCTACATTAGGACCGGTGATCTTCATGTCATGGCGTAGAAAGGATCTTGCGGAGCTGTGGGATGGTCCAGCATTATCCAATCCCACTGAGAAATCTCATGAAGTAGAGATCTGa
- the LOC130505913 gene encoding peroxidase 47-like — MVRANLLSVIMLMHVIIGLPYNVKGLSMGYYLMSCPAAEQIVTNTVNNALQADPTLAAGLIRMLFHDCFIEGCDASILLDSTKDNTAEKDSPANLSLRGYEIIDDAKKKIEARCPGVVSCADIIAMAARDAVFSANGPYYQIPKGRFDGKRSKIEDTRNLPSPFLNASQLIQTFGQRGFTPQDVVALSGAHTLGVARCSSFKARLTTPDSSMDSSFVTTLTKTCSAGDNAEQPFDATRNNFDNAYFNALQRKSGVLFSDQTLSNTPATRNIVNGYAFNQAKFFFDFQMAMQKMSNLDVKLGSQGEVRKNCRILN; from the exons aTGGTTAGGGCAAATTTGTTGAGCGTGATTATGCTGATGCATGTAATTATTGGTCTTCCTTATAACGTGAAGGGGTTGAGTATGGGTTACTACTTGATGAGCTGTCCTGCCGCAGAACAGATTGTGACAAATACTGTTAACAATGCTCTTCAAGCCGATCCCACTTTGGCCGCAGGTCTTATCCGCATGCTCTTCCACGACTGTTTCATTGAG GGATGTGATGCGTCGATTCTGCTAGACTCAACAAAAGACAACACTGCAGAAAAGGATTCACCTGCGAATCTGAGTCTACGTGGCTACGAGATCATAGACGatgcaaaaaagaaaattgaggCTAGATGTCCAGGAGTTGTATCTTGCGCAGATATTATTGCAATGGCTGCTAGAGATGCTGTCTTTTCA GCTAATGGTCCATATTATCAAATACCAAAAGGAAGATTTGATGGCAAAAGATCAAAGATAGAAGATACAAGAAATCTCCCTTCACCATTTCTCAATGCCTCTCAACTCATCCAGACTTTTGGCCAACGTGGCTTCACTCCACAAGATGTTGTTGCTCTCTCAG GAGCACATACTCTTGGAGTAGCACGATGCTCATCCTTCAAAGCCAGACTTACCACACCAGATTCTTCAATGGACTCTTCCTTTGTAACCACTCTCACTAAAACTTGTAGTGCTGGTGACAATGCAGAGCAACCATTTGATGCCACGCGCAACAACTTCGACAATGCCTATTTCAATGCCCTTCAGAGAAAATCAGGAGTGCTCTTTTCAGACCAAACCTTATCCAACACTCCGGCGACCAGGAATATTGTTAATGGCTATGCCTTTAACCAAGCTAAGTTTTTCTTTGACTTCCAAATGGCCATGCAAAAGATGAGCAATCTTGATGTTAAACTTGGCTCTCAAGGTGAAGTCCGTAAAAATTGTCGCATTCTTAACTAA
- the LOC130505909 gene encoding BRASSINOSTEROID INSENSITIVE 1-associated receptor kinase 1-like, with protein sequence SFIAITLRANPRAAGNLTELVSLDLYLNNLSGPIPSSLGRLKKLRFLRLNNNSLSGEIPRSLTAVSSLQVLDLSNNPLTGDIPVNGSFSLFTPISFANTKLTPLPASPPPPLSPTPPSPGGSNRITGAIAGGVAAGAALLFAVPAIALALWRRKKPQEHFFDVPAEEDPEVHLGQLKRFSLRELQVASDNFSNKNILGRGGFGKVYKGRLADGTLVAVKRLKEERTQGGELQFQTEVEMISMAVHRNLLRLRGFCMTPTERLLVYPYMANGSVASCLRERPESQPPLDWPKRQGIALGSARGLAYLHDHCDPKIIHRDVKAANILLDEDFEAVVGDFGLAKLMDYKDTHVTTAVRGTIGHIAPEYLSTGKSSEKTDVFGYGVMLLELITGQRAFDLARLANDDDVMLLDWVKGLLKEKKLEALVDVDLQGNYIDEEVEKLIQVALLCTQSSPMERPKMSEVVRMLEGDGLAERWEEWQKEEMFRQDFNYQNYNQPNTGWLIGDSTSHIENEYPSGPR encoded by the exons GCGTCTTAATAACAATAGCTTATCTGGAGAGATTCCTAGGTCTTTGACTGCTGTCTCGTCTCTCCAAGTTCT GGATCTCTCAAACAATCCTCTCACTGGAGATATTCCTGTTAATGGTTCCTTTTCACTTTTCACACCTATCAG TTTTGCCAACACCAAATTGACTCCCCTTCCTGCATCTCCGCCGCCTCCCCTCTCTCCTACACCGCCGTCACCTGGAGGGAGTAATAGAATTACTGGAGCAATTGCTGGAGGAGTTGCCGCAGGTGCTGCACTTCTATTCGCTGTTCCTGCCATTGCACTTGCTTTGTGGCGAAGGAAAAAACCACAGGAACACTTCTTTGATGTACCAG CGGAAGAGGACCCAGAGGTTCATTTAGGACAGCTCAAGAGGTTTTCATTACGTGAACTACAAGTTGCTTCGGATAACTTTAGCAACAAGAACATATTGGGTAGAGGTGGTTTCGGTAAAGTTTATAAAGGACGGTTAGCTGATGGTACTTTAGTGGCGGTTAAAAGACTGAAAGAGGAACGCACCCAAGGTGGTGAACTGCAGTTCCAGACCGAAGTTGAGATGATCAGTATGGCGGTTCATAGAAACCTGCTTCGGCTTCGTGGCTTTTGCATGACTCCCACAGAGAGATTGCTTGTGTATCCCTACATGGCTAATGGAAGTGTTGCCTCCTGTTTAAGAG aaCGTCCGGAGTCACAGCCACCACTTGATTGGCCAAAGAGACAGGGTATTGCGTTGGGATCAGCAAGGGGGCTTGCGTATTTACATGACCATTGCGACCCAAAGATCATTCATCGAGATGTGAAAGCTGCAAATATATTACTGGACGAAGACTTTGAAGCCGTGGTTGGAGATTTTGGGCTGGCAAAGCTCATGGACTACAAAGACACACATGTGACAACTGCAGTGCGTGGTACGATCGGTCATATAGCCCCTGAGTACCTCTCTACGGGAAAATCGTCTGAGAAAACCGATGTGTTTGGTTATGGAGTCATGCTTCTTGAGCTTATTACTGGACAAAGGGCTTTTGATCTTGCTCGCCTTGCCAATGACGATGATGTCATGTTACTAGACTGG GTGAAAGGGTTGTTGAAAGAGAAGAAACTGGAAGCGCTAGTAGATGTTGATCTTCAGGGTAACTACATAGACGAGGAAGTGGAGAAGCTAATCCAAGTGGCTCTGCTCTGCACACAGAGTTCACCGATGGAAAGACCCAAAATGTCTGAAGTCGTGAGAATGCTTGAAGGAGATGGTTTAGCTGAGAGATGGGAAGAGTGGCAAAAGGAGGAAATGTTCAGACAAGATTTCAACTACCAAAACTATAACCAACCGAACACTGGTTGGCTTATAGGTGATTCTACTTCCCACATTGAAAATGAATACCCCTCTGGTCCAAGATAA